A window of the Vicugna pacos chromosome 32, VicPac4, whole genome shotgun sequence genome harbors these coding sequences:
- the C32H22orf31 gene encoding uncharacterized protein C22orf31 homolog: MHPIHVRRDPSIPTYGLRPSILLNTRLQDCYVDSPALTNIWTTRTSAKQNTDAPAPGTTSSWEVVKNPLVASSFSLVKLVLRRQLKEECCPVPRKFGDAKPSKRLKPKDSSVMKAAQRGRIIESISSKSKRPLGQGVGSPRCRRPAGGVNKSKESSKEKKGTVGQDLESRYAEHVAATQALPRDIGTVSWKGRALLPETRKRQQLSEDMLTIHGLPTEGYRALYHAVVEPMLWNPSGTPKRYSLELGKAIKQKLWEALCSQAATPEGVQKDSLLGRKQLVHEEPVPKKWPKLKS, translated from the exons ATG CATCCAATCCACGTGAGACGAGATCCCAGCATCCCCACCTATGGACTCCGGCCGTCTATCTTGCTGAACACCAGGCTTCAGGACTGCTATGTGGACTCGCCAGCCCTCACCAACATCTGGACAACTAGAACATCTGCAAAGCAGAACACTGATGCCCCTGCACCGGGTACCACCTCTTCTTGGGAAGTTGTAAAGAATCCATTAGTTGCCAGCTCATTCTCCCTGGTTAAACTGGTGCTCAGGCGACAACTGAAGGAGGAATGCTGCCCAGTACCACGCAAGTTTGGAGACGCAAAACCCTCGAAGAGATTAAAGCCCAAGGATAGTTCAGTAATGAAAGCCGCCCAGCGGGGCAGGATAATAGAGTCCATCAGTTCCAAGAGCAAGCGGccactggggcagggggtgggctcACCGAGGTGCAGGAGGCCTGCAGGAGGCGTTAACAAG AGTAAAGAAagttcaaaggagaaaaaaggaaccgTCGGCCAAGATCTTGAGAGCAGATATGCTGAACATGTGGCTGCCACCCAGGCGCTACCCCGGGACATTGGGACCGTGTCCTGGAAGGGCCGAGCCTTGCTTCCTGAAACCAGGAAGAGACAGCAGCTGTCGGAGGACATGTTAACCATCCATGGCCTCCCCACAGAGGGTTACCGGGCTCTGTATCACGCGGTGGTGGAGCCGATGCTGTGGAACCCCTCTGGGACCCCCAAGAGGTACAGCCTGGAGCTGGGCAAGGCCATCAAACAAAAGCTCTGGGAGGCTCTGTGCAGCCAGGCTGCCACCCCCGAAGGGGTTCAGAAGGACTCACTGCTGGGCAGGAAGCAGCTGGTCCACGAGGAACCAGTGCCCAAGAAATGGCCCAAGTTAAAGAGCTAG
- the ZNRF3 gene encoding E3 ubiquitin-protein ligase ZNRF3 isoform X2 → MHPLGLCNNNDEEDLYEYGWVGVVKLEQPELDPKPCLTVLGKAKRAVQRGATAVIFDVSENPEAIDQLNQGSEDPLKRPVVYVKGADAVKLMNIVNKQKVARARIQHRPPRQPTEYFDMGIFLAFFVVVSLVCLILLVKIKLKQRRSQNSMNRLAVQALEKMETRKFNSKSKGRREGSCGALDTLSSSSTSDCAICLEKYIDGEELRVIPCAHRFHRKCVDPWLLQHHTCPHCRHNIIEQKGNPSAVCVETSNLARSRQQRVILPVHYPGRVHRTSAIPAYPTRTSMDSHGNPVTLLTMDRHGEQSLYSPQTPAYIRGYPPLHLDPALAPHRCGLEHRPYSPAHPFRRPKFSGRSFSKAACFSQYETMYQHYYFQGLSYPEQEGQAPAGLAPRGPARAFPPSAGGSSLLFPTVVHVAPPAHLESGSASSFSCYHGHRSVCSGYLADCPGSDSSSSSSSSGQCHCSSSDSVVDCTEVSNQGVYGSCSTFRSSLSSDYDPFIYRSRSPCRTSDVGGSGRGPVLRLEGSPPPEELPAAHSQGTARGEPWPGPASPSGDQLSTCSLEMNCSSSSSLEHRGPNGSTSEVGLEASPGAAPDLRRTWKGAREGPSCACCCEPQPSALEPSVGAVGGSTLFLGPPGGELQPGSSQGPYGLHPDHLPRTDGVKYEGLPCCFYEEKQVAHGGGGGGCYPEDCSVRVQYTLTQEPPPSCHPGARDLSQRIPIIPEDVDCDLGLLSNRQGTRGLGPWGGTLPGPDAPWPRRGLGAAQEEERVLCCPARAPLPPGCPPEEVGPPRASPPRASQDTQESNATATEATGQSSRPADSGGPGA, encoded by the exons GCCAAGCGAGCAGTACAGCGTGGAGCTACTGCTGTCATCTTCGACGTGTCTGAAAACCCAGAAGCTATAGACCAG CTGAACCAGGGCTCGGAGGACCCACTCAAGAGGCCGGTGGTGTACGTGAAGGGTGCAGACGCCGTCAAGCTGATGAACATCGTCAACAAACAGAAGGTGGCCCGAGCGAGGATCCAGCACCGCCCTCCTCGA CAACCCACTGAGTACTTTGACATGGGGATCTTCCTGGCTTTCTTCGTCGTGGTCTCCTTGGTCTGCCTCATCCTTCTCGTCAAAATCAAGCTGAAACAGCGACGCAGTCAG AATTCCATGAACAGACTGGCTGTACAGGCCCTGGAGAAGATGGAAACCAGGAAGTTCAACTCCAAGAGCAAGGGGCGCCGGGAGGGGAGCTGCGGGGCCCTGGACACGCTCAGCAGCAGCTCCACATCCGACTGCGCCATCTGCCTGGAGAAGTACATCGATGGAGAG gaGCTGCGGGTCATCCCCTGTGCTCACCGCTTTCACAGGAAGTGCGTGGACCCCTGGCTACTGCAGCACCACACCTGCCCCCACTGCCGACACAACATCATAG AGCAAAAGGGAAACCCGAGTGCCGTGTGCGTGGAGACGAGCAACCTGGCACGCAGCCGGCAGCAGAGGGTCATCTTGCCGGTGCACTACCCCGGCCGCGTGCACAGGACCAGCGCCATCCCGGCCTACCCCACCAGGACGAGCATGGACTCCCACGGGAACCCCGTCACGCTGCTGACCATGGACCGGCACGGAGAGCAGAGCCTCTATTCGCCCCAGACCCCCGCCTACATCCGCGGCTACCCGCCCCTCCACCTGGACCCCGCGCTGGCCCCGCACCGCTGCGGCCTGGAGCACCGGCCCTACTCCCCCGCCCATCCCTTCCGCCGGCCCAAGTTCAGCGGCCGCAGCTTCTCCAAGGCAGCTTGCTTCTCCCAGTATGAGACCATGTACCAGCACTACTACTTCCAGGGCCTTAGCTACCCCGAGCAGGAGGGCCAGGCCCCAGCcggcctggctcccaggggcccgGCCCGGGCCTTTCCCCCGAGCGCTGGCGGCAGCAGCCTGCTCTTCCCCACCGTGGTGCACGTGGCGCCGCCCGCCCACCTGGAGAGCGGCAGCGCGTCCAGCTTCAGCTGCTACCACGGCCACCGCTCGGTGTGCAGCGGCTACCTGGCTGACTGCCCAGGCAgcgacagcagcagcagcagcagcagctccggCCAGTGCCACTGCTCATCCAGCGACTCAGTGGTGGACTGCACAGAGGTCAGCAACCAGGGCGTGTACGGGAGCTGCTCCACCTTCCGCAGCTCCCTCAGCAGCGACTACGACCCCTTCATCTACCGCAGCCGGAGCCCCTGTCGCACCAGCGATGTGGGGGGCTCAGGTCGGGGGCCGGTCCTGCGCCTGGAGGGCTCCCCGCCCCCCGAGGAGCTCCCGGCAGCCCACAGTCAGGGTACAGCGCGCGGAGAGCCCTGGCCCGGCCCTGCCTCTCCGTCGGGGGACCAGCTGTCCACCTGCAGCCTGGAGATGAACTGCAGCAGCAGCTCCTCCCTGGAGCACCGCGGGCCCAATGGCTCTACCTCAGAAGTGGGGCTCGAGGCCTCCCCTGGGGCCGCCCCGGACCTCAGGAGGACCTGGAAGGGGGCCCGTGAGGGGCCATCATGTGCCTGCTGCTGTGagccccagccctccgccctggAGCCCAGCGTGGGAGCGGTGGGGGGCAGCACCTTGTTCCTGGGCCCCCCGGGTGGGGAGCTGCAGCCGGGGAGCTCCCAGGGTCCGTACGGCCTTCACCCAGACCATTTGCCCAGGACAGATGGGGTGAAATACGAGGGGCTGCCCTGCTGCTTCTATGAAGAGAAGCAGGTGGCCcatggcggcgggggcggcggctgcTACCCGGAGGACTGCTCAGTGCGCGTGCAGTACACACTCACCCAGGAGCCCCCGCCCAGCTGCCACCCTGGGGCCCGGGACCTGAGCCAGCGCATCCCCATCATTCCAGAGGATGTGGACTGCGACTTGGGCTTGCTCTCCAACCGCCAAGGGACTCGTGGCCTCGGCCCCTGGGGTGGGACGCTGCCAGGCCCTGATGCCCCATGGCCCCGCAGGGGCTTGGGAGCAGCCCAGGAAGAAGAGCGGGTTCTGTGCTGCCCGGCCAGGGCACCACTGCCCCCTGGCTGCCCTCCGGAGGAGGTGGGGCCCCCCAGGGCCAGCccccccagggcctcccaggaCACTCAGGAGTCCAACGCCACAGCCACTGAGGCTACAG GACAGAGCTCTCGCCCAGCGGACAGTGGCGGCCCTGGAGCCTGA